A region of Terriglobales bacterium DNA encodes the following proteins:
- a CDS encoding FAD-dependent oxidoreductase — METAEVVIIGGGIVGSSIAYHLTEAGCRDVLVIERETHQGKGSTGKSMGGVRAQFSTPVNIQMSLYSIPFYASFEERLGHPSGYRPQGYLFAATSDAHLNYLRANYERQVAMGLKTARLISADDIAHMYPQLRSDDIRGGSFCSTDGFVDPYSAMVGFMTRAADQGARLWRNTEVTGIKRAGEGISGVETTRGPVATRTVVNAAGAWAAGVAKMAGVELPVEPLRRMLVPTEPFDAFPRTAPMIIDMSNGFHFRPEGLGFLLAWNDPEETPGFKTDFDPNFIEKVLTRAAGRVPCFEQVAVNPKRAWAGLYEMTPDHHPILGPAPGVRGLFLANGFSGHGVMHAPATGKIVADLILRGRTDLVDAELLNLERFAEGRMIEETAVL; from the coding sequence GTGGAGACGGCGGAAGTCGTCATCATCGGCGGCGGGATCGTGGGATCGAGCATCGCTTATCACCTGACGGAAGCCGGGTGCCGCGATGTGCTGGTGATCGAGCGCGAGACCCATCAGGGCAAGGGCTCCACCGGAAAGAGCATGGGCGGAGTGCGAGCGCAGTTTTCGACCCCGGTCAACATTCAGATGTCGTTGTACTCCATCCCTTTCTACGCCTCGTTCGAGGAGCGGCTGGGGCATCCTTCCGGTTATCGGCCCCAGGGCTACCTGTTCGCCGCCACCAGCGACGCGCACCTGAACTACTTGCGCGCCAACTATGAACGCCAGGTGGCAATGGGACTCAAGACGGCGCGACTGATTTCCGCCGACGACATCGCACACATGTATCCCCAACTGCGTTCCGACGACATTCGCGGCGGCAGTTTCTGCTCCACAGACGGATTCGTAGACCCGTACAGCGCCATGGTGGGCTTCATGACGCGAGCTGCGGATCAGGGCGCGCGCCTGTGGCGGAATACCGAGGTCACGGGGATCAAGCGCGCCGGCGAGGGCATCTCAGGCGTGGAGACGACACGCGGCCCGGTGGCCACTCGGACCGTCGTGAACGCCGCAGGGGCATGGGCCGCGGGAGTGGCGAAGATGGCCGGAGTGGAGCTGCCCGTCGAACCCCTGCGCCGCATGCTGGTGCCCACGGAACCGTTCGACGCCTTTCCACGGACAGCGCCCATGATCATCGATATGTCGAATGGGTTTCATTTCCGCCCGGAAGGGCTCGGCTTTCTGCTGGCCTGGAATGACCCGGAAGAGACGCCGGGATTCAAGACGGACTTCGATCCCAACTTCATCGAGAAGGTGCTGACGCGCGCCGCCGGCCGGGTGCCCTGCTTCGAACAGGTAGCAGTGAATCCGAAGCGCGCCTGGGCGGGGCTGTACGAGATGACCCCGGACCATCATCCCATCTTGGGACCGGCGCCCGGCGTGCGCGGCTTGTTCCTGGCCAACGGCTTCAGTGGACACGGCGTGATGCATGCTCCGGCGACGGGGAAGATCGTCGCTGATCTGATCCTCCGCGGCAGGACTGATCTGGTGGACGCCGAGCTCCTCAACCTGGAGCGCTTCGCCGAAGGCCGGATGATTGAGGAAACGGCTGTCCTCTGA